TGGGGAAAGTTGCGGAGAATCTATACTCTTCATAGATAAACCTTATCCTATGAATGCTGAAGCCATCACAGAATGCAGTGTTTTAAGGCTTCATAAATCTCTTTTTTTAAACTTATTGAATCAATCTCCGGAATTGTATATGGAGGTAAACAGCTTTCTTTCAGAACGTCTTTATTATAAATTCATTATGATGCAGAGTCTATCATCTCAAAATCCTTCTATACGGCTTAAGGGATTGATGGACTATCTTAAGAGTTCTCAAAAAGACCTGACTCCTTATTCTTTTTTAATCCCATTGACAAGGCAGCAGATGGCGAGTCTTACAGGTCTTTGTGTAGAAACTGCTATAAGGACTATTAAACATATGGAGAGAAATAAAATTGTGAGAATTGAAAATCGCAAGATTTTATATTAGAATCAGTTTCGGGTATACAATTGTAATTTTTCCTTTAAAATCTACTGAAGTATGAAAACAATAAGCTGCATGAATATTGATGAAAATCTTCTGTACTCTTTTGGTGCAGAAGAAAGGGATTATAAAAAACGGGAATCAGTTTTTAGAGAAGAAGATCGTGCACTTTATTATTTTCAGATCAGTGAAGGAAAAGTAAAACTAAATAATTATAATGAAAACGGAAAAGAATTCATTCATAATATTTTAGGTAAGAAACAAAGCTTTGGAGAAGCCATGCTTTTCCTTGATCAGGACTATCCAATCAATGCCATATGTCTTGAAGATTCCCGTATTATAAGACTTCCCAAAAATAATTTCTTTGAAATGATCAGTAAAAATCCTGATCTTTCTCTGGAAATGAATGCCTGTCTTTCACAGGAAATTTTTTATAAATTAAAAATGATGCAGAGCCTGGCATCACAAAACCCCATGCAGAGACTGAAAGGCTTACTTGATTATCTTAAAAGCTACCATGATGAAGACTGCCATCAGTGTTTCCACATTGCATTTACAAGGCAGCAGATTGCCAATCTTGTAGGACTGCGTGTAGAAACGGTGATCAGAGTTTTAAAGAAAATGGAAAAGGAGGGTATGCTTACCTTAAAAGACCGCAAAATTTTATATTAATATAGTTTTTCATGACTCAGATCATAAAAAAGTGAGTTATTCTTTATGTACATTTGATATAACAATTTTCAAGAGCATTCTTAAATCTTAGTAAAAGGAAAGTCAAAAAGCATTTGCTTTTTTTATTAATCATTTTGAAATTACCAACACCCAATTGTTGCCGTCTAATACTAGTCACGGGCGGTAATCCATATTACTAAATATTAATAATAAAAATTAAGTTATGAATACTAGAAATTCAAGAGATAGCAGTTCAAGAGGAGATTTAATTCAAGATCAGTAAAGAATAGTAACAGTAATAGTTCGGGCCGTAGTTCCGATTCCGGCAGTTCCAAAAGAGGTTTTGCAGCGATGAGCAAGGCAGACCGTACAGGAATTGCCAGAATGGGCGAACAGGCATCCCACGGAGGCGGAAGATCTTTCAGGTCTTTCCGGATTCGGTGGCAGACGTAATTCATAATTCTTTTTCCAGGATTGCCTCTTTGGCCATATATAAAGAGGTAATCCATTTCAAAATAAAACACCATTCACACCATGCCAAACAAAATATTAGAAACCAATAGCGCCGTTTCTGCCACCAAAAGAGGAGCAGCAGAGAAGTCAATCATCAACAAGGATGAAATGAAAAATTCACCGCTTCACAAGTTCTTTGTGAGCGCCCTTAAAGATATTTATTATGCGGAAAATGCCATTCTGGAAGCATTGGAAAAAATGCAGGAGGCTGCTACAACAGAAGAACTGAAAGATGCCTTTGAAGACCATCATCTTCAGACCCAAAAACACGTTAAACGTCTTGAAAAAGTATTCCGGCTCATTGACGAAAAGCCTGAAAAGAAAGAATGTAAGGCTATCAAAGGAATTATTGAAGAAGGAGAAGAAGTGATCAAATCAACGGAAGACGGTTCTGCGACTAGAGATGCCGCATTGATTATTGCTGCACAAAAGGTAGAACATTACGAAATTGCTACTTATGGCGGGCTGGCTCAGCTAGCCATTACTATGGGACAAGATAAGGCAGCCGATCTTCTTAAAAAAACACTTCAGGAAGAAGAAGATACTGATTCTCATCTTACTGATATTGCAGAAACAGCCATCAATTTTGATGCAGAACAGGAGGATTAAAATATACAATAAACCTTGTTGCTTATTCTGCACGGTTTTTTTTAATCATGAAATCAAAATATATGGACTGTCAGAAAATAATAAAAACACTGAGGCATAAAGATTTTATAAAAGTAGACCACACGGGAAAATGTTTCGAGGGTGGAGCAGCAATCTATGCTAAAGAGATCAGAGAGAATATCTTCCTTTTATTTATCATTCTGAAAGATATTGATATTGAAAATATACAGGCATTAATTGCCCATTTCGACTGCTTCAACAGTATTGGATTAAAAGAACCGGAAAAGATCATGTTTTATTTATCCATAAAAGATAAAAACGACCTCCATTATTTTGAACAATATCTGAAAGCTTCTAATAACTAATACCATTTTTTGAATATGACATTTGAAAACGACACTTTACAACATTCCGGGTTGAATGATAAAAATAATGCAATTGAGAATGAGTCTTTATTTCCTCCCATTATCAATTCTTACGGGGTGACCGCTTTTCTGATTAAGTCTTTGGAAAAAATTAAAAATAATGCTACATGTGAAGTTCTTAAAGGAGTAATAGATACTTATATGGAAGAATATATCCTTAATATCCGTGAGTTTCATACCAAAAATACAAATGAGACAGCCGATATGGATAGCGAAATAAGATTTGAATCTCCTGCTTTCACTTTGTATGCTAAAACGGCTTATTATAAAGTTCTGAAGGAAGAAGAATATATCAACAGGCTTCTTGAAATCCTCGAAAATAGAAAAGATTAATTCCGCAGCACCTCCTTTATTGGACTGCTTTTGAAATATACCAACCACAAAAAAGTTTATAAATATGAAAACCAACGAACATAATAAAAAAGCAGAACAGCTGGACCTACACAGTACTTCCAATGAAAATGAAAAGCTGACTACCAATCAGGGCTTAAAGATCAATAACAATCAGGATTCTTTAAAAGCAGGAGAACGTGGACCTTCATTATTGGAAGATTTTATTCTGAGAGAAAAAATTACTCATTTTGACCATGAAAGGATTCCTGAAAGAGTAGTTCATGCTCGGGGGTCCGGAGCGCACGGCGTTTTTAAGCTTACTAAAAGTCTTGCAGGTTACACCAAAGCAAAATTTTTAACTGAACTGGGAAAAGAAACTCCTCTTTTTGTAAGGTTTTCAACCGTTGCAGGGAGTAAAGGAAGTACAGATCTGGCCAGAGATGCCCGTGGATTTGCTATAAAATTTTATACTGAGGAAGGGAATTATGACCTTGTAGCGAATAATATACCTGTATTTTTTATTCAGGATGCCATTAAATTTCCGGATCTTATACACGCTGTAAAACCGGAACCGGATAATGAAATCCCACAGGCGGCTTCCGCTCATGATACCTTTTGGGATTTTATCTCACTCATGCCCGAAAGTATGCACATGATCATGTGGGTAATGAGCGACAGGGCTATACCGAGAAGCCTGAGGATGATGGAAGGTTTTGGAGTACATTCTTTCAAATTCATCAATGAAGAGGGAAAAGTACATTTCGTGAAATTCCATTTTAAACCCAAATTGGGCGTACATTCCGTAGCCTGGAATGAAGCCCAGATTCTTTCAGGAGTAGATCCTGATTTTCACAAAAGAGACCTGTGGGAAGCCATCGAAAATGGTGATTATCCTGAATGGGATTTCGGAGTACAGCTGATTCCTGAAGAAGATGAACACAAATTTGATTTTGACCTTCTTGATCCCACAAAATTGGTCCCTGAAGAAGAAGTTCCTGTAGAAATCGTAGGGACTTTAACACTTAACAGAAATCCGGATAATTTCTTTGCAGAAACCGAACAGGTTGCTTTTCACCCGGGACATATTATCCCCGGAATTGATTTCACGAACGATCCATTACTGCAGGGAAGATTATTTTCATATACTGATACACAGCTGTCAAGGCTGGGTTCTCCCAATTTCCACGAAATACCAATCAACAGATCCATCAATACTGTTCATAACAACCAAAGGGACGGTCATATGAGACAGCAGATCGTTAAAGGAAAAAGCAGTTATGAGCCCAATTCTATCGGAGGAGGATGTCCTTTTCAGGCTATGATGTCTGAGGGAGGATTTATATCCCAGCAGGAGAGGATTTCTGGAGAGAAAATCAGAGAAAGGAGTAAAAGTTTTGTGGATCATTATTCACAGGCTAAACTGTTCTACAACAGCCAGTCGACACCAGAGAAAATGCACCTTCAGAATGCATTGATTTTTGAATTGTCAAAAGTAACTATTCCGGAGATCAGAGAAAGAATGGTAGGACAATTGGCTTATATTGACATGTCTCTGGCCCGTAAAGTTGCAGAGAAATTAGGCGTTGAAGTTAAAAAACTGGAATGGCCTAATCAGAGTTTACCGGCAGACAGCAATATTGTAGAGCTCCAGAGTGAAGAAAGAGAGCCTGATACCAAGGTGTCTAGTGCCTTAAGCATGAAGGATACCGTTAAAAATACTATTAAAAGCAGAAAAATAGGATTTATTTTGGCTAACGGTGCTGATGGAGGAGCTGTCAATGATCTTAAAACCAAACTTGAAACTGAAGGTGCCAAAGTTGAACTGATTGCACCAAGTGTTGCTCCTGTACGATTGAAAGATGGTTCTGAGCTTATCCCTAAACATTCTCTTACAAGTACTGCGAGTGTCTGTTTTGATGCTCTTGTTATCTGTCCGGGAGAAGATTCTGTAAAAGAACTTATAATTGCTGAAAATAAACATTTGGTACTGCATTTCATCAATGAAGCATATAAACATTGCAAGGCAATTTATTTTGGTACAGATACACAGGCTCTTTATCAGAATTCCAATGTATCAGCCAAACAGTATGATGATCCCGGAATCATTACATGGGAAGACGGAAAACCGGCAGATAAATTCATTAATGCTATTGCCAAACACAGAGTCTGGGATCTTGAAATAGAGAGAAACACTTAATCATAACATCCTTCACACCAATTAAATATTTAAGTTAAGCTGCTGTACTAATCATTCAGCAGCTTTTTAAACCTCTTTTTCATTTTCTCAAATTAATTTAAATCTCATTCAAAATATTAATATTATGAATTTTCAACAAAACCTCCTGGAATATATAAGCCAGTCCCTGATGTCTATAGATGAGACCATTTCAATTGCTGAAAGTGTCACTTCAGGATGTCTGCAGCTGGCTTTTTCACAGATGCCGAATGCCTCAATGTTCTATAAGGGAGGCATGACAGCCTATTCTTTACCGGAGAAAGTAAGATTATTAAAAGTCAATCAACAGGAAGCTGAAGAATGTGACTGTGTCTCAGAAAATATTGTACAAACCATGGCATTAAACGTTGCCACGCTTTACGAATCAGACTGGTCTATTGCTACAACCGGCTACTGCACACCCATCCGGAATTCCGGTTATAAAATTTTTGCGTATTTCTCATTCTCCTATAAAGGGGAAATTATTCTAACTAAAAAACTTGAACTGCATCCCAAAACACAAGCTCTGAATGCCCAGCTGTATTATACGGAATTCATTTTAGGGTGTTTTAAAAGTGAACTTAACAGGCTTTTAATCCTGAAATAATAATCTATTGTAAACGAAAGAAAACTGGAAATTCAGAAAATGATAACCCAAGAATAAAAGAATCATAAAATGGGAAAATTAGAAAGCAAATGTGTTTTGATTACCGGAGCAGACAGCGGAATTGGCAAGGCAGTAGCACTTCTTTTTGCATTGGAAGGAGCGGATATTGCGATTATTTATCATTCAAGCGATAATGATGCTGAAAAAACAAAAGAAGAAATTGAAACTCTGAATAAAAAATGCATCATTTTTCAAGGAGATATCAATGATTACGAATTTTGTGAAAAGACCGTGAAAAACGTTATTTCAGTATTCGGAAAAATTGATATCCTTATCAATAATGCGGGTGTTCAGTTTCCTGCGGAAAGCATTGAACAACTTGAAGAAAAAAATATCAGGCAGACCTTTAATTCTAATATCGTAGGGATGATTTTATTAACAAAAGTAGTGTTTCCTTATTTAAAAGAAGGCAGCTCTGTCATCAATACGACCTCAGTGTCTGCCTATCAGGGACATCCTGAACTACTTGATTATTCAGCAACAAAAGGAGCTATTGTTTCCTTTACCCGTTCACTTGCATTACAGGCAAAACCAAAAGGAATCCGGGTCAATGCCGTTGCTCCCGGGCCTGTTGCGACTCCTCTTACTGAAGAAACATTTGACGAAAAAGAAGAAAATCCTAACAAACCTCCTCTGGAGAGAAATGCTACTCCGGAAGAAATAGCCTTCAGCTTTCTGTTTTTGGCAAGTACTGAAGCCGCACAGTTTACAGGACAGGT
The window above is part of the Chryseobacterium sp. MA9 genome. Proteins encoded here:
- a CDS encoding Crp/Fnr family transcriptional regulator, with translation MVIDENILISAGAETKRYAPSETIFFEGDIPNYYYQIIKGEIKLNNYNEEGKEFIQNILSDGESCGESILFIDKPYPMNAEAITECSVLRLHKSLFLNLLNQSPELYMEVNSFLSERLYYKFIMMQSLSSQNPSIRLKGLMDYLKSSQKDLTPYSFLIPLTRQQMASLTGLCVETAIRTIKHMERNKIVRIENRKILY
- a CDS encoding Crp/Fnr family transcriptional regulator, producing the protein MKTISCMNIDENLLYSFGAEERDYKKRESVFREEDRALYYFQISEGKVKLNNYNENGKEFIHNILGKKQSFGEAMLFLDQDYPINAICLEDSRIIRLPKNNFFEMISKNPDLSLEMNACLSQEIFYKLKMMQSLASQNPMQRLKGLLDYLKSYHDEDCHQCFHIAFTRQQIANLVGLRVETVIRVLKKMEKEGMLTLKDRKILY
- a CDS encoding ferritin-like domain-containing protein, which encodes MPNKILETNSAVSATKRGAAEKSIINKDEMKNSPLHKFFVSALKDIYYAENAILEALEKMQEAATTEELKDAFEDHHLQTQKHVKRLEKVFRLIDEKPEKKECKAIKGIIEEGEEVIKSTEDGSATRDAALIIAAQKVEHYEIATYGGLAQLAITMGQDKAADLLKKTLQEEEDTDSHLTDIAETAINFDAEQED
- a CDS encoding catalase, whose protein sequence is MKTNEHNKKAEQLDLHSTSNENEKLTTNQGLKINNNQDSLKAGERGPSLLEDFILREKITHFDHERIPERVVHARGSGAHGVFKLTKSLAGYTKAKFLTELGKETPLFVRFSTVAGSKGSTDLARDARGFAIKFYTEEGNYDLVANNIPVFFIQDAIKFPDLIHAVKPEPDNEIPQAASAHDTFWDFISLMPESMHMIMWVMSDRAIPRSLRMMEGFGVHSFKFINEEGKVHFVKFHFKPKLGVHSVAWNEAQILSGVDPDFHKRDLWEAIENGDYPEWDFGVQLIPEEDEHKFDFDLLDPTKLVPEEEVPVEIVGTLTLNRNPDNFFAETEQVAFHPGHIIPGIDFTNDPLLQGRLFSYTDTQLSRLGSPNFHEIPINRSINTVHNNQRDGHMRQQIVKGKSSYEPNSIGGGCPFQAMMSEGGFISQQERISGEKIRERSKSFVDHYSQAKLFYNSQSTPEKMHLQNALIFELSKVTIPEIRERMVGQLAYIDMSLARKVAEKLGVEVKKLEWPNQSLPADSNIVELQSEEREPDTKVSSALSMKDTVKNTIKSRKIGFILANGADGGAVNDLKTKLETEGAKVELIAPSVAPVRLKDGSELIPKHSLTSTASVCFDALVICPGEDSVKELIIAENKHLVLHFINEAYKHCKAIYFGTDTQALYQNSNVSAKQYDDPGIITWEDGKPADKFINAIAKHRVWDLEIERNT
- a CDS encoding CinA family protein, with protein sequence MNFQQNLLEYISQSLMSIDETISIAESVTSGCLQLAFSQMPNASMFYKGGMTAYSLPEKVRLLKVNQQEAEECDCVSENIVQTMALNVATLYESDWSIATTGYCTPIRNSGYKIFAYFSFSYKGEIILTKKLELHPKTQALNAQLYYTEFILGCFKSELNRLLILK
- a CDS encoding SDR family oxidoreductase, which translates into the protein MGKLESKCVLITGADSGIGKAVALLFALEGADIAIIYHSSDNDAEKTKEEIETLNKKCIIFQGDINDYEFCEKTVKNVISVFGKIDILINNAGVQFPAESIEQLEEKNIRQTFNSNIVGMILLTKVVFPYLKEGSSVINTTSVSAYQGHPELLDYSATKGAIVSFTRSLALQAKPKGIRVNAVAPGPVATPLTEETFDEKEENPNKPPLERNATPEEIAFSFLFLASTEAAQFTGQVLHPNGGLIVNG